From one Aquila chrysaetos chrysaetos chromosome 7, bAquChr1.4, whole genome shotgun sequence genomic stretch:
- the KCNJ15 gene encoding ATP-sensitive inward rectifier potassium channel 15 isoform X3 → MSLFRALKKTCSVIKKSLFSRETTEAVRMETTKINMSRVPLVNGGIDTAMLKAHKPRVMSKSGHSNVRIDKVDGIYLLYLQDLWTTVIDMKWRYKLTLFAATFVMTWFLFGVIYYAIAFLHGDLEINKFTPKREPCVKNVDSLTGAFLFSLESQTTIGYGFRFITEECPHAIFLLVAQLVITTLIEIFITGTFLAKIARPKKRAETIKFSHCAVITKHNGELCLVIRVANMRKSLLIQCQLSGKLLQTYETKEGERILLNQASVKFNVDSSSESPFLILPLTFYHILDESSPLRDLTPQNLKEKDFELVVLLNATVESTSAVCQSRTSYIPEEIHWGYEFVPVVSLSPNGKYVADFSQFEKIRRSTDSTFYSMDSEKQKLEEKYRQEDQRERELRTMLLQQSNV, encoded by the exons ATGTCTCTCTTCAGGGCATTAAAGAAAACCTGCTCAGTAATCAAAAAGAGCCTCTTCTCTAGAGAAac GACTGAAGCAGTGAGAATGGAAACCACAAAGATTAATATGTCCCGCGTCCCACTGGTTAACGGAGGCATTGACACTGCCATGCTTAAGGCACACAAACCCCGTGTGATGTCCAAAAGTGGTCACAGCAATGTGCGGATAGACAAAGTCGATGGCATTTACCTACTCTACCTTCAAGATTTGTGGACTACAGTTATAGACATGAAGTGGAGGTACAAACTCACCTTATTTGCTGCTACTTTTGTTATGACCTGGTTCCTCTTTGGAGTTATCTACTATGCCATTGCATTCCTTCATGgtgatttagaaataaataagtTCACCCCAAAGCGTGAGCCATGTGTCAAGAACGTAGACTCTCTGACTGGGGcattcctcttctccctggagTCACAGACAACCATTGGCTATGGATTTCGTTTCATTACAGAGGAGTGTCCTCATGCCATTTTCTTACTTGTGGCCCAACTGGTCATCACCACCTTGATTGAAATCTTCATCACAGGTACCTTTCTGGCCAAAATTGCAAGACCTAAAAAAAGGGCAGAGACTATTAAATTCAGCCACTGTGCCGTCATTACTAAACACAATGGAGAACTTTGCCTAGTGATCAGAGTAGCAAATATGAGGAAGAGCCTTCTGATACAGTGTCAGCTGTCTGGGAAGCTTCTTCAAACGTATGAAACCAAAGAAGGGGAGCGGATCCTGCTGAATCAAGCCAGTGTCAAGTTCAACGTTGACTCCTCTTCAGAGAGTCCATTTCTCATTTTGCCTTTAACCTTCTACCATATTTTGGATGAAAGCAGCCCTTTAAGAGATCTCACACCTCAAAATCTCAAGGAGAAGGACTTTGAGCTTGTGGTGCTCCTGAACGCCACGGTGGAGTCCACCAGTGCTGTCTGCCAAAGCAGGACTTCCTACATCCCCGAGGAGATCCACTGGGGCTATGAGTTCGTGCCTGtggtttctctctctccaaatGGAAAGTACGTTGCGGATTTCAGTCAGTTTGAGAAGATTAGGAGAAGCACAGATTCCACTTTTTATAGTATGgactctgaaaaacaaaaactagAGGAGAAATACAGGCAGGAGGATCAAAGAGAAAGGGAACTGAGAACGATGTTGTTGCAGCAGAGCAATGTTTGA
- the KCNJ15 gene encoding ATP-sensitive inward rectifier potassium channel 15 isoform X4, whose amino-acid sequence MQGEVRCGEWSLFTKWTEAVRMETTKINMSRVPLVNGGIDTAMLKAHKPRVMSKSGHSNVRIDKVDGIYLLYLQDLWTTVIDMKWRYKLTLFAATFVMTWFLFGVIYYAIAFLHGDLEINKFTPKREPCVKNVDSLTGAFLFSLESQTTIGYGFRFITEECPHAIFLLVAQLVITTLIEIFITGTFLAKIARPKKRAETIKFSHCAVITKHNGELCLVIRVANMRKSLLIQCQLSGKLLQTYETKEGERILLNQASVKFNVDSSSESPFLILPLTFYHILDESSPLRDLTPQNLKEKDFELVVLLNATVESTSAVCQSRTSYIPEEIHWGYEFVPVVSLSPNGKYVADFSQFEKIRRSTDSTFYSMDSEKQKLEEKYRQEDQRERELRTMLLQQSNV is encoded by the coding sequence GACTGAAGCAGTGAGAATGGAAACCACAAAGATTAATATGTCCCGCGTCCCACTGGTTAACGGAGGCATTGACACTGCCATGCTTAAGGCACACAAACCCCGTGTGATGTCCAAAAGTGGTCACAGCAATGTGCGGATAGACAAAGTCGATGGCATTTACCTACTCTACCTTCAAGATTTGTGGACTACAGTTATAGACATGAAGTGGAGGTACAAACTCACCTTATTTGCTGCTACTTTTGTTATGACCTGGTTCCTCTTTGGAGTTATCTACTATGCCATTGCATTCCTTCATGgtgatttagaaataaataagtTCACCCCAAAGCGTGAGCCATGTGTCAAGAACGTAGACTCTCTGACTGGGGcattcctcttctccctggagTCACAGACAACCATTGGCTATGGATTTCGTTTCATTACAGAGGAGTGTCCTCATGCCATTTTCTTACTTGTGGCCCAACTGGTCATCACCACCTTGATTGAAATCTTCATCACAGGTACCTTTCTGGCCAAAATTGCAAGACCTAAAAAAAGGGCAGAGACTATTAAATTCAGCCACTGTGCCGTCATTACTAAACACAATGGAGAACTTTGCCTAGTGATCAGAGTAGCAAATATGAGGAAGAGCCTTCTGATACAGTGTCAGCTGTCTGGGAAGCTTCTTCAAACGTATGAAACCAAAGAAGGGGAGCGGATCCTGCTGAATCAAGCCAGTGTCAAGTTCAACGTTGACTCCTCTTCAGAGAGTCCATTTCTCATTTTGCCTTTAACCTTCTACCATATTTTGGATGAAAGCAGCCCTTTAAGAGATCTCACACCTCAAAATCTCAAGGAGAAGGACTTTGAGCTTGTGGTGCTCCTGAACGCCACGGTGGAGTCCACCAGTGCTGTCTGCCAAAGCAGGACTTCCTACATCCCCGAGGAGATCCACTGGGGCTATGAGTTCGTGCCTGtggtttctctctctccaaatGGAAAGTACGTTGCGGATTTCAGTCAGTTTGAGAAGATTAGGAGAAGCACAGATTCCACTTTTTATAGTATGgactctgaaaaacaaaaactagAGGAGAAATACAGGCAGGAGGATCAAAGAGAAAGGGAACTGAGAACGATGTTGTTGCAGCAGAGCAATGTTTGA
- the KCNJ15 gene encoding ATP-sensitive inward rectifier potassium channel 15 isoform X5 — translation MERTEAVRMETTKINMSRVPLVNGGIDTAMLKAHKPRVMSKSGHSNVRIDKVDGIYLLYLQDLWTTVIDMKWRYKLTLFAATFVMTWFLFGVIYYAIAFLHGDLEINKFTPKREPCVKNVDSLTGAFLFSLESQTTIGYGFRFITEECPHAIFLLVAQLVITTLIEIFITGTFLAKIARPKKRAETIKFSHCAVITKHNGELCLVIRVANMRKSLLIQCQLSGKLLQTYETKEGERILLNQASVKFNVDSSSESPFLILPLTFYHILDESSPLRDLTPQNLKEKDFELVVLLNATVESTSAVCQSRTSYIPEEIHWGYEFVPVVSLSPNGKYVADFSQFEKIRRSTDSTFYSMDSEKQKLEEKYRQEDQRERELRTMLLQQSNV, via the coding sequence GACTGAAGCAGTGAGAATGGAAACCACAAAGATTAATATGTCCCGCGTCCCACTGGTTAACGGAGGCATTGACACTGCCATGCTTAAGGCACACAAACCCCGTGTGATGTCCAAAAGTGGTCACAGCAATGTGCGGATAGACAAAGTCGATGGCATTTACCTACTCTACCTTCAAGATTTGTGGACTACAGTTATAGACATGAAGTGGAGGTACAAACTCACCTTATTTGCTGCTACTTTTGTTATGACCTGGTTCCTCTTTGGAGTTATCTACTATGCCATTGCATTCCTTCATGgtgatttagaaataaataagtTCACCCCAAAGCGTGAGCCATGTGTCAAGAACGTAGACTCTCTGACTGGGGcattcctcttctccctggagTCACAGACAACCATTGGCTATGGATTTCGTTTCATTACAGAGGAGTGTCCTCATGCCATTTTCTTACTTGTGGCCCAACTGGTCATCACCACCTTGATTGAAATCTTCATCACAGGTACCTTTCTGGCCAAAATTGCAAGACCTAAAAAAAGGGCAGAGACTATTAAATTCAGCCACTGTGCCGTCATTACTAAACACAATGGAGAACTTTGCCTAGTGATCAGAGTAGCAAATATGAGGAAGAGCCTTCTGATACAGTGTCAGCTGTCTGGGAAGCTTCTTCAAACGTATGAAACCAAAGAAGGGGAGCGGATCCTGCTGAATCAAGCCAGTGTCAAGTTCAACGTTGACTCCTCTTCAGAGAGTCCATTTCTCATTTTGCCTTTAACCTTCTACCATATTTTGGATGAAAGCAGCCCTTTAAGAGATCTCACACCTCAAAATCTCAAGGAGAAGGACTTTGAGCTTGTGGTGCTCCTGAACGCCACGGTGGAGTCCACCAGTGCTGTCTGCCAAAGCAGGACTTCCTACATCCCCGAGGAGATCCACTGGGGCTATGAGTTCGTGCCTGtggtttctctctctccaaatGGAAAGTACGTTGCGGATTTCAGTCAGTTTGAGAAGATTAGGAGAAGCACAGATTCCACTTTTTATAGTATGgactctgaaaaacaaaaactagAGGAGAAATACAGGCAGGAGGATCAAAGAGAAAGGGAACTGAGAACGATGTTGTTGCAGCAGAGCAATGTTTGA
- the KCNJ15 gene encoding ATP-sensitive inward rectifier potassium channel 15 isoform X6: MDWTEAVRMETTKINMSRVPLVNGGIDTAMLKAHKPRVMSKSGHSNVRIDKVDGIYLLYLQDLWTTVIDMKWRYKLTLFAATFVMTWFLFGVIYYAIAFLHGDLEINKFTPKREPCVKNVDSLTGAFLFSLESQTTIGYGFRFITEECPHAIFLLVAQLVITTLIEIFITGTFLAKIARPKKRAETIKFSHCAVITKHNGELCLVIRVANMRKSLLIQCQLSGKLLQTYETKEGERILLNQASVKFNVDSSSESPFLILPLTFYHILDESSPLRDLTPQNLKEKDFELVVLLNATVESTSAVCQSRTSYIPEEIHWGYEFVPVVSLSPNGKYVADFSQFEKIRRSTDSTFYSMDSEKQKLEEKYRQEDQRERELRTMLLQQSNV; encoded by the coding sequence GACTGAAGCAGTGAGAATGGAAACCACAAAGATTAATATGTCCCGCGTCCCACTGGTTAACGGAGGCATTGACACTGCCATGCTTAAGGCACACAAACCCCGTGTGATGTCCAAAAGTGGTCACAGCAATGTGCGGATAGACAAAGTCGATGGCATTTACCTACTCTACCTTCAAGATTTGTGGACTACAGTTATAGACATGAAGTGGAGGTACAAACTCACCTTATTTGCTGCTACTTTTGTTATGACCTGGTTCCTCTTTGGAGTTATCTACTATGCCATTGCATTCCTTCATGgtgatttagaaataaataagtTCACCCCAAAGCGTGAGCCATGTGTCAAGAACGTAGACTCTCTGACTGGGGcattcctcttctccctggagTCACAGACAACCATTGGCTATGGATTTCGTTTCATTACAGAGGAGTGTCCTCATGCCATTTTCTTACTTGTGGCCCAACTGGTCATCACCACCTTGATTGAAATCTTCATCACAGGTACCTTTCTGGCCAAAATTGCAAGACCTAAAAAAAGGGCAGAGACTATTAAATTCAGCCACTGTGCCGTCATTACTAAACACAATGGAGAACTTTGCCTAGTGATCAGAGTAGCAAATATGAGGAAGAGCCTTCTGATACAGTGTCAGCTGTCTGGGAAGCTTCTTCAAACGTATGAAACCAAAGAAGGGGAGCGGATCCTGCTGAATCAAGCCAGTGTCAAGTTCAACGTTGACTCCTCTTCAGAGAGTCCATTTCTCATTTTGCCTTTAACCTTCTACCATATTTTGGATGAAAGCAGCCCTTTAAGAGATCTCACACCTCAAAATCTCAAGGAGAAGGACTTTGAGCTTGTGGTGCTCCTGAACGCCACGGTGGAGTCCACCAGTGCTGTCTGCCAAAGCAGGACTTCCTACATCCCCGAGGAGATCCACTGGGGCTATGAGTTCGTGCCTGtggtttctctctctccaaatGGAAAGTACGTTGCGGATTTCAGTCAGTTTGAGAAGATTAGGAGAAGCACAGATTCCACTTTTTATAGTATGgactctgaaaaacaaaaactagAGGAGAAATACAGGCAGGAGGATCAAAGAGAAAGGGAACTGAGAACGATGTTGTTGCAGCAGAGCAATGTTTGA
- the KCNJ15 gene encoding ATP-sensitive inward rectifier potassium channel 15 isoform X7, with protein METTKINMSRVPLVNGGIDTAMLKAHKPRVMSKSGHSNVRIDKVDGIYLLYLQDLWTTVIDMKWRYKLTLFAATFVMTWFLFGVIYYAIAFLHGDLEINKFTPKREPCVKNVDSLTGAFLFSLESQTTIGYGFRFITEECPHAIFLLVAQLVITTLIEIFITGTFLAKIARPKKRAETIKFSHCAVITKHNGELCLVIRVANMRKSLLIQCQLSGKLLQTYETKEGERILLNQASVKFNVDSSSESPFLILPLTFYHILDESSPLRDLTPQNLKEKDFELVVLLNATVESTSAVCQSRTSYIPEEIHWGYEFVPVVSLSPNGKYVADFSQFEKIRRSTDSTFYSMDSEKQKLEEKYRQEDQRERELRTMLLQQSNV; from the coding sequence ATGGAAACCACAAAGATTAATATGTCCCGCGTCCCACTGGTTAACGGAGGCATTGACACTGCCATGCTTAAGGCACACAAACCCCGTGTGATGTCCAAAAGTGGTCACAGCAATGTGCGGATAGACAAAGTCGATGGCATTTACCTACTCTACCTTCAAGATTTGTGGACTACAGTTATAGACATGAAGTGGAGGTACAAACTCACCTTATTTGCTGCTACTTTTGTTATGACCTGGTTCCTCTTTGGAGTTATCTACTATGCCATTGCATTCCTTCATGgtgatttagaaataaataagtTCACCCCAAAGCGTGAGCCATGTGTCAAGAACGTAGACTCTCTGACTGGGGcattcctcttctccctggagTCACAGACAACCATTGGCTATGGATTTCGTTTCATTACAGAGGAGTGTCCTCATGCCATTTTCTTACTTGTGGCCCAACTGGTCATCACCACCTTGATTGAAATCTTCATCACAGGTACCTTTCTGGCCAAAATTGCAAGACCTAAAAAAAGGGCAGAGACTATTAAATTCAGCCACTGTGCCGTCATTACTAAACACAATGGAGAACTTTGCCTAGTGATCAGAGTAGCAAATATGAGGAAGAGCCTTCTGATACAGTGTCAGCTGTCTGGGAAGCTTCTTCAAACGTATGAAACCAAAGAAGGGGAGCGGATCCTGCTGAATCAAGCCAGTGTCAAGTTCAACGTTGACTCCTCTTCAGAGAGTCCATTTCTCATTTTGCCTTTAACCTTCTACCATATTTTGGATGAAAGCAGCCCTTTAAGAGATCTCACACCTCAAAATCTCAAGGAGAAGGACTTTGAGCTTGTGGTGCTCCTGAACGCCACGGTGGAGTCCACCAGTGCTGTCTGCCAAAGCAGGACTTCCTACATCCCCGAGGAGATCCACTGGGGCTATGAGTTCGTGCCTGtggtttctctctctccaaatGGAAAGTACGTTGCGGATTTCAGTCAGTTTGAGAAGATTAGGAGAAGCACAGATTCCACTTTTTATAGTATGgactctgaaaaacaaaaactagAGGAGAAATACAGGCAGGAGGATCAAAGAGAAAGGGAACTGAGAACGATGTTGTTGCAGCAGAGCAATGTTTGA